Proteins from one Loktanella sp. M215 genomic window:
- a CDS encoding YggS family pyridoxal phosphate-dependent enzyme yields MPLNDIQTRVAAAEKQAGRAPGSVTLIAVSKVQPLERVRAVLDQGQRVFGENKVQEAQGKWPDFRAQYDGIALHLIGPLQSNKARAAMEIADAIHTLDRAKLVTTFARLAQDLGRCPEVFVQINTGAEPQKAGVLPDEADALIADARRSDLPLVGLMCIPPADEDPVPHFKMLGEIAQRNGLTGLSMGMSGDFEAAIAAGATHIRVGSAIFGERVAP; encoded by the coding sequence ATGCCCCTGAACGACATCCAGACCCGCGTCGCCGCCGCCGAAAAGCAGGCTGGACGCGCGCCCGGCAGCGTCACGCTGATCGCCGTGTCCAAGGTCCAGCCGCTGGAGCGGGTGCGTGCAGTGCTGGATCAGGGTCAGCGGGTCTTTGGCGAAAACAAGGTGCAGGAGGCGCAGGGCAAATGGCCCGACTTCCGTGCGCAGTATGACGGGATCGCGCTGCACCTGATCGGACCGTTGCAATCCAACAAGGCCCGCGCCGCGATGGAAATTGCCGACGCCATCCATACCCTTGACCGGGCAAAGCTGGTCACGACCTTTGCGCGGCTGGCGCAGGATCTGGGCCGGTGTCCGGAGGTGTTCGTGCAAATCAACACCGGGGCAGAGCCGCAAAAGGCCGGCGTGTTGCCCGACGAGGCCGACGCCCTGATCGCAGATGCGCGGCGGTCGGACCTGCCGCTGGTCGGTCTGATGTGCATTCCGCCAGCGGATGAGGACCCTGTCCCGCATTTCAAGATGCTGGGCGAGATCGCGCAGCGCAACGGGCTGACGGGGCTGTCGATGGGCATGAGCGGCGATTTCGAGGCGGCCATTGCCGCGGGGGCGACGCATATCCGCGTCGGCTCTGCCATCTTCGGCGAGCGGGTTGCCCCGTGA
- a CDS encoding DnaJ family domain-containing protein, producing MSSFIRSLVDQKMTELAQDGTLERLPGYGKPLDLSRDPYEAMMDRMHKAAKVKPKAVTLKDQIAESTARLRDLTDDTARRAEMRVLADLQTRLAIEMEQLGRYR from the coding sequence ATGTCCAGCTTCATCCGCTCACTCGTCGATCAGAAGATGACCGAACTGGCACAGGACGGCACCCTCGAACGCCTGCCCGGCTATGGCAAACCGCTCGACCTGTCGCGCGATCCGTACGAGGCGATGATGGACCGCATGCACAAGGCGGCCAAGGTCAAGCCCAAGGCCGTGACACTCAAGGACCAGATCGCCGAATCCACCGCCCGTCTGCGCGATCTGACCGACGACACCGCCCGCCGGGCCGAGATGCGCGTGCTGGCCGACCTGCAAACCCGCCTCGCGATCGAGATGGAGCAGTTGGGCCGCTACCGCTGA
- a CDS encoding TIGR03862 family flavoprotein → MTAQTPQTALVIGAGPAGLMAAEVLSAAGLQVTVADRMPSVGRKFLMAGKSGLNLTKDEDTAACLAAYGDATEALRDAVAAFGPAEVMAWAERLGQPLFTGSTGRVFPVAMKASPLLRAWLARLATRDVRIVTRWTWTGWDGAAATFDTPDGPQAITTDVTILALGGASWRRLGSDGAWAAQFADTAPFQPANCGFRVAWSDHMTPFFGQPVKATALKAGGLSSRGEWVITRDGIEGGGIYAVSRAVREGAPLHVDLMPDMTATRIGQRVTAKGGKASLSQVLKSGLRLSPVKIALFHEMTRRAGTGAGAPLAGTLKALPLIHDGPAPLDSAISTAGGLRFKALSGFMLRDRPGVFACGEMLDWEAPTGGYLITASLATGRAAALQALAT, encoded by the coding sequence ATGACCGCCCAGACCCCGCAGACCGCACTGGTGATCGGCGCAGGCCCCGCCGGGCTGATGGCCGCCGAGGTGCTGTCCGCCGCTGGCCTGCAGGTCACCGTCGCGGATCGGATGCCGTCGGTCGGGCGCAAGTTCCTGATGGCGGGCAAGTCGGGCCTGAACCTGACCAAGGACGAGGATACTGCTGCCTGTCTGGCCGCCTACGGCGACGCAACCGAGGCGTTGCGCGACGCGGTAGCGGCCTTCGGTCCGGCAGAGGTCATGGCCTGGGCGGAACGTTTGGGGCAGCCGCTGTTCACAGGATCGACGGGCCGGGTCTTTCCGGTGGCGATGAAGGCGTCGCCGCTGCTGCGGGCCTGGCTGGCGCGGCTGGCGACGCGGGACGTGCGGATCGTGACGCGGTGGACGTGGACCGGGTGGGACGGCGCGGCCGCGACATTCGACACGCCCGACGGCCCGCAGGCCATCACGACGGACGTGACGATCCTGGCGCTGGGCGGGGCAAGCTGGCGCAGGCTGGGATCGGACGGCGCCTGGGCCGCGCAGTTCGCGGATACGGCGCCGTTTCAGCCCGCGAACTGCGGCTTTCGCGTCGCTTGGTCGGATCATATGACGCCGTTCTTCGGGCAGCCGGTCAAGGCGACGGCCCTGAAGGCGGGCGGGCTTTCGTCGCGCGGAGAATGGGTAATCACCCGCGACGGGATCGAAGGCGGCGGCATCTATGCGGTGTCGCGGGCCGTGCGCGAGGGCGCGCCGCTGCATGTCGATCTGATGCCAGACATGACCGCCACGCGAATCGGTCAGCGCGTGACGGCAAAGGGCGGCAAGGCCAGCCTGTCGCAGGTTCTGAAATCCGGCTTGCGGCTGTCGCCCGTCAAGATTGCACTGTTTCATGAAATGACACGTCGGGCAGGCACCGGCGCTGGGGCGCCATTGGCCGGAACGCTGAAGGCGCTGCCCCTGATCCACGACGGCCCAGCACCGCTGGACAGCGCGATCTCGACCGCCGGAGGGCTTAGATTCAAGGCGCTTTCGGGGTTTATGCTGCGCGACAGGCCCGGTGTCTTCGCCTGTGGCGAGATGCTGGATTGGGAAGCGCCAACAGGTGGTTACCTGATCACCGCGAGCCTTGCGACGGGTCGGGCGGCGGCCTTGCAGGCCTTGGCCACCTGA
- a CDS encoding porin: protein MNMTLNGPDETVTYLHHHLALCHRPGSCRCNRWGLGGNTPHAEFDFHELGPDTVSTREKMKKILMMSAAAIVTAGAASADVNLSGYGRFGLTYNDGVAAGTAQTQIDTRFRLNIDATMTSDVGVEFGGRVRLQYDDNSATSVVGTTTPVNTNGVVNTVSGTTGSGAQLSPGRPVCQVRWPAR from the coding sequence ATGAATATGACACTCAATGGCCCTGACGAAACTGTGACATACCTGCATCATCACTTGGCTCTTTGCCATCGCCCCGGTTCTTGTCGTTGCAATCGATGGGGCTTGGGTGGAAACACACCTCATGCCGAATTCGATTTCCACGAGTTGGGCCCTGACACAGTATCAACGAGGGAAAAAATGAAAAAAATTCTGATGATGTCCGCAGCAGCGATCGTGACCGCTGGCGCCGCATCCGCTGACGTGAACCTGTCCGGTTACGGCCGCTTCGGCCTGACCTACAACGACGGCGTTGCTGCCGGCACTGCCCAGACCCAGATCGACACGCGTTTCCGTCTGAACATCGACGCAACGATGACCTCTGATGTTGGCGTCGAGTTCGGTGGCCGCGTTCGTCTGCAGTACGACGACAACAGCGCGACATCCGTCGTCGGCACGACCACGCCCGTCAACACGAACGGCGTCGTGAACACCGTTTCCGGCACGACCGGCAGCGGCGCTCAGCTGTCCCCCGGCCGACCTGTATGCCAAGTTCGCTGGCCTGCGCGTTGA
- a CDS encoding HNH endonuclease, producing the protein MTTQPDPICPLCQRPIPPGVPQSLHHLIPKLKGGKGGPTVLLHHICHKEIHATLSEAELARVYNTPQALRTHPRLAGFAAWVAKRPPDFMSKVPKRRR; encoded by the coding sequence ATGACGACGCAACCCGACCCGATCTGCCCGCTTTGCCAGCGCCCGATCCCGCCCGGTGTGCCGCAAAGCCTGCATCACCTGATCCCCAAGCTGAAGGGTGGCAAGGGCGGCCCGACCGTCCTGCTGCACCACATCTGTCACAAGGAAATCCACGCCACCCTGTCAGAGGCAGAGCTCGCCCGCGTCTACAACACGCCGCAGGCCCTGCGGACCCATCCGCGACTGGCGGGATTTGCCGCCTGGGTGGCAAAACGTCCGCCCGATTTCATGTCGAAGGTGCCGAAACGGCGCCGCTGA
- a CDS encoding porin: MYNSEVGYIGNSDGDPLGSFYAFASGPYGADQRNRMGVAVSYAFGAGNVRASIVNPNQQLDGLPGGQDIEYGISGDYGFGAFTVSAAYVTNGAGITDNDNYYVGAEYAINDAGTVGLQYFDDGDETYNVAGDNGEHYTLYGSYVFGQITAKAYVAQRQGGAGDDTAYGIGADYDLGGALLAVSVREDYDSNTLADFGVKFNF; encoded by the coding sequence ATGTACAACTCGGAAGTCGGCTACATCGGCAACAGTGACGGTGACCCGCTGGGTTCGTTCTACGCCTTCGCAAGCGGCCCCTACGGTGCCGATCAGCGTAACCGCATGGGCGTTGCAGTCTCCTACGCCTTCGGTGCTGGCAACGTCCGCGCATCGATCGTGAACCCGAACCAGCAGCTGGACGGCCTGCCCGGCGGTCAAGACATCGAGTACGGCATCTCCGGTGATTACGGCTTCGGCGCGTTCACCGTGTCCGCTGCTTATGTCACCAATGGCGCTGGCATCACCGACAACGACAACTACTACGTCGGTGCCGAGTACGCGATCAACGATGCTGGCACGGTTGGCCTGCAGTACTTCGACGATGGCGACGAGACCTACAACGTCGCTGGCGACAACGGCGAGCACTACACGCTGTACGGTTCGTATGTCTTCGGCCAGATCACCGCGAAGGCCTATGTGGCTCAGCGTCAGGGCGGCGCCGGCGATGACACCGCTTACGGTATCGGCGCTGACTACGACCTGGGCGGCGCACTGCTGGCCGTGTCGGTCCGCGAAGACTACGACAGCAACACGCTGGCCGACTTCGGCGTGAAGTTCAACTTCTGA
- a CDS encoding DUF3576 domain-containing protein produces the protein MKTGEKMKLRYLAQAAIVGAAALLVGCAPGVTPATPNAAQESVPVSKGGSGTRVPASRIWDFFNIGGDANAGLEVNKYLWNASLDVLNFLPIESVDPFTGVIVYGYGLPPGGGTAYRGTVYISSPALDARSLNVALQTRSGPVSADTRRAIEDAILSRARQLRIAGGRR, from the coding sequence ATGAAAACGGGGGAAAAGATGAAGTTAAGATACCTCGCACAGGCCGCCATCGTCGGTGCAGCGGCGCTGCTGGTCGGTTGCGCCCCCGGTGTGACGCCTGCGACACCCAATGCGGCACAGGAATCGGTTCCCGTCAGCAAGGGCGGTTCCGGCACCCGTGTGCCGGCGTCCAGGATCTGGGACTTCTTCAATATCGGCGGCGATGCGAATGCCGGGCTCGAGGTCAACAAGTACCTCTGGAACGCCAGTCTGGACGTCCTGAACTTCCTGCCCATCGAAAGCGTCGATCCCTTTACCGGTGTCATCGTCTATGGATACGGACTGCCGCCCGGCGGCGGGACCGCCTATCGCGGCACCGTCTACATCAGCAGCCCGGCCTTGGATGCACGGTCGCTGAATGTCGCTTTGCAGACCCGCTCCGGCCCGGTCAGCGCCGATACCCGGCGCGCGATCGAGGATGCGATCCTGTCGCGTGCCCGTCAGTTGCGCATTGCCGGCGGTCGCCGGTAA
- the leuS gene encoding leucine--tRNA ligase — translation MTTYTPAMIEARWQAAWADAQSFKAVRSGDKPKYYVLEMFPYPSGRIHIGHVRNYTMGDVIARYKMSTGHNVLHPMGWDAFGMPAENAAMASGGHPKDWTYQNIADMRDQMKPLGLSIDWSRELATCDPEYYGQQQALFLDFLEKGLIYRKKAVVNWDPVDMTVLANEQVEDGKGWRSGAEVERRELTQWFFKISDYSEELLEGLDGLDDWPAKVKLMQSNWIGKSRGLQFALGLIDGPDGFDRIEVYTTRPDTLMGASFVGISPDHPLAKQLERDDPDLAAFCADVRKGGTTEEALEKAEKRGYDTGLRVRHPFDTSWELPVYIANFILMDYGTGAIFGCPAHDQRDFEFATKYDLPITPVFLPSADADDALTEAYVPQKTDAVTYVRGFSGEDVQTGAQAVDAAIAFCEANGVGHGVTKFRLRDWGLSRQRYWGCPIPIIHCDTCGVVPEDKANLPVELPYDVTFDVPGNPLDRHPTWRDCTCPKCGAKARRETDTMDTFVDSSWYYARFTAPRADTPTVHDDAAYWMNVDQYIGGIEHAILHLLYSRFFARAMHMTGHLPAMASEPFDALFTQGMVTHAIYTTKRPLDGRPVYHYPEEVTLRDGGAFLADGTQVEVIPSAKMSKSKNNVVDPVNIVKQYGADTARWFVLSDSPPERDVEWTAAGAEATYKHLGRVWRIANDVATGDAAGDATQDQALLKDMHRAIRDVTLGIESFGFNAAIARLYAFTNTLSRSTASTPARRQATCTLAQLMAPMTPHLSEEIWAMLGNDGLILNAPWPQADEAMLVDAEVTLPIQINGKRKSEITVAADADVATVEKLVLAQDVVQRNLDGATPKKIIVVPGRIVNIVV, via the coding sequence ATGACGACCTATACCCCCGCGATGATCGAGGCGCGCTGGCAGGCGGCCTGGGCGGACGCCCAGTCCTTCAAGGCCGTGCGCAGCGGCGACAAGCCGAAGTATTACGTGCTTGAGATGTTTCCGTATCCTTCGGGGCGGATCCACATCGGCCACGTGCGCAACTACACGATGGGCGACGTCATCGCGCGCTACAAGATGTCGACGGGGCACAACGTGCTGCACCCGATGGGCTGGGACGCCTTCGGGATGCCTGCCGAAAACGCGGCGATGGCCAGCGGCGGCCACCCCAAGGACTGGACCTACCAGAACATCGCGGACATGCGCGACCAGATGAAGCCGCTGGGCCTGTCGATCGACTGGTCCCGGGAACTCGCAACCTGCGATCCGGAATACTACGGTCAGCAGCAGGCGCTGTTTCTGGATTTCCTCGAAAAGGGTCTGATCTACCGCAAGAAGGCCGTCGTGAACTGGGACCCGGTCGACATGACCGTGCTGGCGAACGAACAGGTCGAGGACGGCAAGGGCTGGCGCTCCGGTGCCGAGGTCGAGCGGCGCGAGCTGACGCAGTGGTTCTTCAAGATCTCCGACTACTCCGAAGAGTTGCTCGAAGGTCTCGACGGCCTCGACGACTGGCCCGCCAAGGTCAAGCTGATGCAGTCCAACTGGATCGGCAAGTCGCGCGGCTTGCAGTTCGCCCTCGGCCTGATCGACGGTCCCGACGGCTTTGACCGGATCGAGGTCTATACCACACGACCCGACACCCTGATGGGGGCGTCCTTCGTCGGCATCTCGCCGGACCACCCCCTCGCAAAGCAGCTGGAACGTGATGACCCCGACCTTGCCGCCTTCTGTGCCGACGTCCGCAAGGGCGGCACGACTGAAGAGGCGCTTGAGAAGGCCGAAAAGCGTGGCTACGACACCGGCCTGCGCGTGCGGCATCCTTTTGATACGTCATGGGAACTGCCGGTCTATATCGCGAACTTCATCCTGATGGACTACGGCACCGGCGCGATCTTCGGCTGCCCCGCGCACGACCAACGCGATTTCGAATTCGCGACCAAATACGACCTGCCGATCACCCCCGTCTTTCTGCCCTCGGCAGATGCCGACGACGCCCTGACCGAAGCTTACGTGCCGCAGAAGACCGACGCCGTCACTTACGTCCGCGGTTTCTCGGGCGAAGATGTGCAAACCGGTGCGCAGGCCGTCGATGCCGCCATCGCCTTCTGCGAGGCGAACGGCGTCGGCCATGGTGTGACGAAATTCCGCCTGCGCGACTGGGGCCTGTCGCGCCAGCGCTACTGGGGCTGCCCGATTCCGATCATTCACTGCGACACCTGCGGCGTGGTGCCGGAAGACAAGGCGAACCTGCCGGTCGAGCTGCCCTACGACGTCACCTTCGACGTCCCCGGCAATCCGCTGGACCGCCACCCGACATGGCGCGACTGCACCTGCCCGAAGTGCGGCGCCAAGGCGCGGCGCGAAACCGACACGATGGACACATTCGTCGATTCGTCATGGTATTACGCACGTTTCACCGCACCCCGCGCGGATACGCCGACAGTCCACGATGATGCCGCCTACTGGATGAACGTCGATCAATACATCGGTGGGATCGAACACGCGATTCTGCACCTGCTCTATTCCCGCTTCTTCGCCCGCGCGATGCACATGACCGGCCACCTGCCCGCCATGGCGTCCGAACCCTTCGACGCGCTGTTCACCCAAGGCATGGTGACCCACGCCATCTACACGACGAAACGTCCCCTCGACGGTCGCCCGGTCTATCACTACCCCGAAGAGGTCACGCTGCGCGACGGCGGCGCCTTCCTTGCCGACGGCACGCAGGTCGAGGTCATCCCCTCTGCCAAGATGTCGAAGTCCAAGAACAACGTCGTCGACCCCGTCAATATCGTAAAGCAATACGGCGCCGACACCGCCCGCTGGTTCGTCCTGTCGGACAGCCCGCCAGAGCGGGACGTGGAATGGACCGCCGCCGGGGCAGAGGCGACCTACAAGCACCTTGGCCGCGTCTGGCGCATCGCCAACGACGTGGCGACCGGCGATGCCGCAGGGGACGCCACCCAGGATCAGGCCCTGCTCAAGGACATGCACCGCGCGATCCGCGACGTGACGCTGGGGATCGAATCCTTCGGCTTCAACGCAGCAATCGCCCGGCTCTACGCCTTCACCAACACCCTCTCGCGCAGCACCGCCAGCACGCCCGCACGGCGTCAGGCGACATGCACGCTCGCACAGCTCATGGCCCCCATGACCCCGCATCTGTCAGAGGAGATCTGGGCGATGCTGGGCAACGACGGCCTGATCCTGAACGCCCCCTGGCCACAGGCGGACGAGGCGATGCTGGTCGATGCCGAAGTCACCCTGCCGATCCAGATCAACGGCAAGCGCAAGTCGGAAATCACCGTCGCCGCCGACGCTGACGTCGCGACCGTGGAAAAACTGGTGCTGGCGCAGGACGTCGTGCAGCGCAACCTCGATGGGGCCACGCCGAAGAAGATCATCGTCGTGCCCGGCCGGATCGTGAACATTGTCGTCTAG
- the holA gene encoding DNA polymerase III subunit delta: MKLAGRDATKFLRAPDPGRAGILIYGADPMRVATARVQVVAALVGPQGESEMRLTRIPASDLRKDPAQVNDGIKAQGFFPGPRVVLVEDATDGLSKLMTDVLNDWRDGDAQLIVTAGQLTAKSALRKVFEGHRASVAIGLYDDPPSAEDIQTLLDAAKIEVPNREVMDAINALAHSLTPGDFRQTIEKLGLYKRNDPELLTVEELALIAPQSADVDVDDILEVVAGGQEQRIGPVLRDLYAQGVLPITLCIGAMRHFRQLHVVASDPGGPGQGIGRLRPPVFGPRRDRLMRQASQWGRDRLERAIATLTDTDLTMRSASHAPQQALMERTLIRLAIMARS, encoded by the coding sequence ATGAAACTGGCCGGACGGGACGCCACAAAGTTCCTGCGCGCCCCCGATCCGGGCCGCGCAGGCATCCTGATCTATGGCGCAGACCCGATGCGGGTCGCCACCGCGCGGGTGCAGGTCGTGGCCGCCCTCGTCGGCCCGCAGGGCGAATCCGAGATGCGGCTGACCCGTATTCCCGCCTCCGACCTGCGCAAGGATCCCGCGCAGGTCAACGATGGCATCAAGGCGCAGGGCTTCTTTCCCGGCCCCCGCGTCGTGCTGGTCGAGGATGCGACTGACGGCTTGTCAAAGCTGATGACCGACGTGCTGAATGACTGGCGCGACGGCGACGCACAGCTGATCGTCACCGCCGGCCAGCTGACGGCGAAATCGGCCCTGCGCAAGGTCTTCGAAGGCCACCGCGCCAGCGTCGCCATCGGCCTTTACGACGATCCGCCCTCGGCCGAGGATATCCAGACCCTGCTGGACGCCGCAAAGATCGAGGTCCCGAATCGAGAGGTCATGGATGCGATCAACGCGCTGGCCCACAGCCTGACCCCCGGCGACTTTCGCCAGACGATCGAGAAGCTGGGCCTTTACAAGCGGAACGACCCCGAACTGCTGACGGTCGAGGAGCTCGCGCTGATCGCACCGCAGTCGGCGGATGTCGACGTCGATGATATTCTCGAAGTCGTAGCCGGTGGACAGGAACAGCGGATCGGCCCGGTGCTGCGCGATCTCTATGCGCAGGGCGTCCTGCCGATCACGCTTTGTATCGGCGCCATGCGTCATTTCCGGCAGTTGCACGTGGTGGCCTCCGATCCCGGCGGCCCCGGTCAGGGAATCGGCCGCCTGCGTCCGCCGGTCTTTGGCCCGCGTCGCGACAGGCTGATGCGTCAGGCCTCACAGTGGGGGCGGGACCGGCTTGAACGGGCCATCGCCACGCTCACGGACACGGATCTGACGATGCGGTCCGCCAGCCACGCGCCGCAGCAGGCGCTGATGGAACGCACGCTGATCCGCCTTGCGATCATGGCCCGCAGCTAG